From the Hyphomicrobiaceae bacterium genome, the window AATGCGGACCAGGAAAAGCTCTGGTCGGCGGTCGAAACCGAGGTCCGCGCTGCGTTTAAGGCACGCGAAGCCCGGGCGGCCGAGCGAGATCAGAAGCGCGAGGAATGGCGCAAGGCGCGTGAAGAAGGCAAGGACGTCGATAAGCTGCGCGGCGATCTTGCAGACCGCATCGAGAAGATGAGCGAAAGAATGTCGGAGCGTGCTGAGCGCATGAAGGCGTTCTCCACGGCGTTCAAGCCGTTCTATGCCTCGCTTTCCGATGAGCAGAAGGAAGTGCTGCGTCCTCTGATGCGCGATCTTATGCGCGGCGGCGGACACCATGGCGGCAAGCGCTGGGCGCACGGACGTGGGCACGAAGGCTGGGGCGGTCATCACCGCTGGCGCGATGGAGATCGTGCTGAAGGTCGCCGAGGTGGCGGTTCCATGCAGGACGACAAGGGCCCGCCGACCGAGCAGGCTGCGCCCGATGGGCCAGACGGAGAGGACACGCCGTCCGACAACCTCTAAATCACGGTTCTCAAGTTTCGCATTTGCGGGAATGCGGGATGGTGCGGGTCAGGAGAAATCCTGGCCCGTATCGTTTTTGACGACAGCCGCTTGGAAAAAAAAAGGCGCTGCTTTTTTTGAAGCAGCGCCTTCTCTTTTTCATTATCTGTGGCTGAGTTCAGGCGACGCGAGGCGCTCCCGAGGAGCGGTTGCGACGGCGCGGTTGCGAACCGTTCAAGAACTTGGGTGGACGCTGACCGTTCCAGCGCTGTGGCGCGGCCGACTCGCTTGTTCGAGAGTCGTTGTCGCGTGCCTCGCGATGGTTGCGGTTTCGATGTTCGCCTTGGGCCCTATGCGCTTCGTGATGCGTTCTTGTCTCATCGCGCGGCCTGGAGTGGTGGGTCTTGTGGGCGTGAGGCCCGCCATGGGAACCATTGCCACGCTGCCGTTCCTGCCGTAGTTCTTGTCCACGTTCGTGGCGAAGCCCATCGGCAGCTGCCGTCTCCTGGTGGTGTTCCTTGAAGCGGCGGTCATCGCGTGGTGCGTGATGGTTCGCTTTGCCATGGCGATTGTTGTTCCGCTCGTTGTTGTCGGAGCCGCGATGTCGCGGGGCGCCACCACGATCTTCGCCAAGTCCTGCCGGCCTGCGTTGGTCACGCTTTTCATCGCTAATGGCAAAATCGTTGTGGCGTTCCCGAGAGCGACGGTCATCGCGTTCGCGGTGCGGCTTGCCATGGCGGTGGCCGCCCCGCTCGCCCTTGTCGGAATCGCGCTGCCGTGCTGGACCGCGATGATCCTCGCCAAACCCGACAGAGTTTCGGCGTTCGCCGCCGCTGTCGCGGTTCTTGCGCGGTATGGCCGGCAACGCTTCGCCGCCTACATCGTCGATGACTTCGATGGGCTGCTTCATCAAACGCTCGATGGCCTTGATCTCGCCGCGCTCGGAAGGATCGCATAGCGAGATTGCTATCCCGCTTGTTCCCTTGCGCGCCGTGCGGCCGATACGGTGCACATAAGTCTCCGGTTCCATCGGCATATCGAAGTTGATGACGTGAGTGATGCCGGAAACATCGATGCCGCGCGCTGCGATGTCTGTCGCAACCAGCACGCGAACGTGACCGGCGGAGAAATCTTTCAGTGCGCGCTGGCGTGCATTCTGAGCCTTGTTGCCGTGGATTGCCGCGGCACCGATGCCAGCCATCCCGAGACGGTCTGCAACGCGGTCGGCACCGCGCTTGGTCCGCGTGAAAACAATGACGCGCGAGACGTTTTCGTCCTTGAGGATGGTGTGCAGGCGGCTTTGCTTCTCCGGCCCGCGCACGATCATGACCTTCTGATCGATACGGTCCACGACGATCTGCTTAGGGCTGAGATCGATGCGATAGGGGTCGTTGAGCAATTCATGCGCAAGCTTGCGGATTTCGTCCGGCATGGTGGCCGAAAGCATCGCCGTGCGACGCTTGTGAGAGAGAAGCGACGCAATCCTGCGGACGTCGCGGATGAAGCCCATGTCGAACATGCGGTCGGCCTCGTCGAGAACGAACGTCCGCACGCAACGCAAATCGACGTGGCGATCATTGACGTGATCGAGCAGGCGGCCGGGTGTGGCGACAAGTACGTGGACGCCACGCTTCAAGGCGTGAATCTGGGGGCCTTTGCTGACACCGCCGAGCACGACCGCCCGGCGGATGTGCATATTGCGGGACAGGCTTGCGACCTCCTGGTCAATCTGCAGCGCAAGCTCGCGCGTCGGCGCCAGAATGAGCGAAAGCGCCTCGCGCGGATTGGGATTGGCAGGGTTGTTGGCGAGTTCTTGCAGGATGGGCAGCACAAACGCTGCGGTCTTTCCTGAGCCAGTCTCGGCCAGCGCAAGTAGGTCGCGACCTTCGATCTGGGGAACAAGTGCAGCCTTCTGAACCGGCGTCGGCGTATCGTACCCGCACTGGTTCAGCGCGCGCGCAACCGGCCCGGCAAAGCCGAAGGCCTCAAAATTGTCATGTGTCAAAGTGGAAAATGTCCCAAGGGCTCCGGACCTGTGCGCACCCTTCGTGCGAGGTCTCGTCCCATGGCCCACACCGGCGCTTTCGGGGTGTGGCCTCGTTTGTTCGGATTGATCTGGATGCAGGGTCGAGCGCGTTTGTCAAAAAACGCTTGTGTTGGCACGAAGACCCGAGCGCCATCGAAGAGCAATGCGCCGCTTATGCGCAGGCTTCGGAGGCGAAGTCAAGGCAATCGGCGGCCCTGTGCCGTCATGTGGCGAGCTGGCGCAGGGGGCAAACGGTTACTTCTTGCAGGGGTAGGCCTCTGACAGAGCCGCCGTCATGGTCACTTTGGTCGGCTCACTAAGCCGATCTTGGTGCTTCCTGGCCCAGTCGAGGTAGATTTGGGCAAGGTCGTCCATGTTGTAGCCTTTGGGGATGCAAAATCCGTCCTCGGGCTTCGACATTTTGACATGCGAATTAATGAAGCCGGCGCAGGACGATTTGAGCTGGATGTATTCCGGCGTCACCTCTTTGATGGGCCGGGGCAGCGCGAAGAACTGCTCACACAGCTCCACGAGAGGCATGGAGTCGTCAGCCCTGGCAGTCGGAGCATTCGGAAAGCCCGCTGCGAGCGCGCATGCGCAGGAGGCAACGGTAAGCCAGCGAAGTTTATGCAACATGAACTCGGTCCTGAGGCTATTCCGGCAAGAGGTGTTCCTAACACGTGTCCGCCTTGAGAAAAACCGGAACGGAAGTCGGTTTCTCTTGCGCGGTTCCGGCGTGATAAACGGGAGCTGAAAAAAAGCGAATGAGGGCACTGTGACAACCTCGAACGACGCCAAGCTTACCGATCAGCAGATCGCCGATATTGCTGATCTCGTCCTGCGCACCTACGACACGCGCACGCAAATAACGTCGATTGCGGCGCAAGTTGAGGGATTGGACCTCGCGGCGGCTTACAGGGTTTGTGCCAAGGTGCGTGACGTGCGGGAGGCGCGTGGGGAACGCGCGATCGGTCGTAAGCTTGGGTTTACCAACCGCAACATCTGGGATGAATACAAGGTCTACGCTCCGATCTGGAACTACGTCTACGACACCACGGTGCGTAGCATCTCGCCGGAGGGTGCCGAGTTCGAAATGGGACTGGTCGTGGAGCCGCGCCTGGAGCCTGAGATTTCGCTCGGCCTAACGCGCGATCCGGAACCGGGCATGGATGAGCGTGCGCTGATGGACTGCATCGGATGGGTGGCGCACGGCTTCGAGGTTGTGCAGTCGCTGTTCCCCAACTGGATATTTGCGCCCGCGGACACGATTGCGGCGTTCGGTCT encodes:
- a CDS encoding Spy/CpxP family protein refolding chaperone, whose product is MIKISRGAMAALAAVVAVPTTVAIARGYDHGGWHRMSPETRERLDEGRLAMAKTALKLNADQEKLWSAVETEVRAAFKAREARAAERDQKREEWRKAREEGKDVDKLRGDLADRIEKMSERMSERAERMKAFSTAFKPFYASLSDEQKEVLRPLMRDLMRGGGHHGGKRWAHGRGHEGWGGHHRWRDGDRAEGRRGGGSMQDDKGPPTEQAAPDGPDGEDTPSDNL
- a CDS encoding DEAD/DEAH box helicase, whose translation is MTHDNFEAFGFAGPVARALNQCGYDTPTPVQKAALVPQIEGRDLLALAETGSGKTAAFVLPILQELANNPANPNPREALSLILAPTRELALQIDQEVASLSRNMHIRRAVVLGGVSKGPQIHALKRGVHVLVATPGRLLDHVNDRHVDLRCVRTFVLDEADRMFDMGFIRDVRRIASLLSHKRRTAMLSATMPDEIRKLAHELLNDPYRIDLSPKQIVVDRIDQKVMIVRGPEKQSRLHTILKDENVSRVIVFTRTKRGADRVADRLGMAGIGAAAIHGNKAQNARQRALKDFSAGHVRVLVATDIAARGIDVSGITHVINFDMPMEPETYVHRIGRTARKGTSGIAISLCDPSERGEIKAIERLMKQPIEVIDDVGGEALPAIPRKNRDSGGERRNSVGFGEDHRGPARQRDSDKGERGGHRHGKPHRERDDRRSRERHNDFAISDEKRDQRRPAGLGEDRGGAPRHRGSDNNERNNNRHGKANHHAPRDDRRFKEHHQETAAADGLRHERGQELRQERQRGNGSHGGPHAHKTHHSRPRDETRTHHEAHRAQGEHRNRNHREARDNDSRTSESAAPQRWNGQRPPKFLNGSQPRRRNRSSGAPRVA
- a CDS encoding hydratase produces the protein MTTSNDAKLTDQQIADIADLVLRTYDTRTQITSIAAQVEGLDLAAAYRVCAKVRDVREARGERAIGRKLGFTNRNIWDEYKVYAPIWNYVYDTTVRSISPEGAEFEMGLVVEPRLEPEISLGLTRDPEPGMDERALMDCIGWVAHGFEVVQSLFPNWIFAPADTIAAFGLHGALMLGPRHEVSDANREGWFARLSDFELKLFRNEQFADQGHARNVLGGPLSALRNVVEVLAADSANPPISAGEFVTTGTVTRAFPMHSGDIWRTEFSGAPLEGLKVALRD
- a CDS encoding Rap1a/Tai family immunity protein, producing the protein MLHKLRWLTVASCACALAAGFPNAPTARADDSMPLVELCEQFFALPRPIKEVTPEYIQLKSSCAGFINSHVKMSKPEDGFCIPKGYNMDDLAQIYLDWARKHQDRLSEPTKVTMTAALSEAYPCKK